The proteins below are encoded in one region of Populus alba chromosome 2, ASM523922v2, whole genome shotgun sequence:
- the LOC118062753 gene encoding uncharacterized protein isoform X2, with translation MTFVQALYGGGGWPLSVFISPDLKPLMGGTYFPPDDKYGRPGFKTILRKVKDAWFSKRDTLVKSGAFAIEQLLEALSASASSKKLPDELSQNALHLCAEQLSQSYDSRYGGFGSAPKFPRPVEIQLMLYHSKKLNDAGNYSEAKKGLQMVFFTLQCMARGGIHDHIGGGFHRYSVDERWHVPHFEKMLYDQGQLANVYLDAFSITNDVFYSSLSRDILDYLRRDMIGPEGEIFSAEDADSAEREGAKKKKEGAFYIWTIQEIDDILGEHATLFKDHYYVKPLGNCDLSRMSDPHDEFKGKNVLIELTDTSAPAKKYGLPLEKYLDILGECRQKLFDARSRGPRPHLDDKVIVSWNGLAISSLARASKILMGEAEGTKYNFPVVGCDPKEYMTAAEKAASFIRRHLYNEQAHRLEHSFRNGPSKAPGFLDDYAFLISGLLDLYEAGGGIHWLVWAIELQNKQDELFLDREGGGYFNTPGEDPSVLLRVKEDHDGAEPSGNSVSAINLIRLASMMTGSKSEYYRQNAEHLLAVFESRLKDMAMAVPLMCCAADMISVPSHKQVVLVGHKSSLEFDNMLAAAHASYDPNRRVIHIDPTDNEEMEIWEDNNSNIALMARNNFAADKVVALVCQNFTCSPPVTDPKSLKALLLKKPS, from the exons ATGACATTTGTACAGGCATTGTATGGTGGAGGAGGGTGGCCACTCAGTGTCTTCATTTCACCTGATCTGAAACCTTTGATGGGTGGAACTTACTTTCCCCCAGATGATAAGTATGGAAGACCAGGATTTAAGACCATACTTAG AAAGGTAAAGGATGCTTGGTTCAGTAAGAGGGATACGCTTGTGAAGAGTGGAGCCTTTGCTATTGAACAGCTGTTAGAAGCATTGTCAGCAAGTGCAAGTTCAAAGAAATTGCCAGATGAGCTTTCACAAAATGCATTGCATCTGTGTGCAGAACAA CTTTCTCAAAGCTATGATTCACGATATGGAGGGTTTGGATCTGCCCCAAAGTTTCCTAGACCGGTTGAGATCCAATTGATGCTGTACcattcaaaaaaattgaatgatgctGGAAATTACAGTGAAGCAAAGAAAGGTCTGCAGATGGTTTTCTTTACCTTGCAATGCATGGCAAGGGGAGGCATTCATGATCATATTGGAGGTGGTTTCCACAGATATAGTGTGGATGAACGCTGGCATG TTCCTCATTTTGAGAAAATGTTGTATGATCAAGGCCAACTTGCTAATGTTTACTTGGATGCCTTTTCCATTACCAATGATGTCTTCTATTCAAGTCTATCCCGTGATATTCTTGATTATTTGAGGAGAGACATGATTGGACCAGAAGGTGAAATATTTTCAGCAGAGGATGCTGATAGTGCTGAGCGTGAAGgtgccaaaaagaaaaaggaaggagcCTTTTACATATGGACCATTCAAGAG ATTGATGACATCCTTGGAGAGCATGCAACTCTTTTTAAGGACCACTATTATGTAAAGCCTCTGGGGAACTGTGACCTTTCTAGAATGAGTGATCCACACGATGAATTTAAGGGGAAAAATGTGCTCATTGAATTAACTGATACTTCAGCACCGGCAAAAAAATATGGCCTGCCTcttgaaaaatatcttgatattctGGGTGAGTGCAGGCAAAAGCTTTTTGATGCAAGATCCAGAGGACCAAGGCCACATTTAGATGATAAG GTAATTGTCTCATGGAATGGACTTGCAATTTCATCTCTTGCAAGAGCTTCCAAAATCCTTATGGGCGAAGCAGAGGGCACAAAATACAACTTCCCTGTTGTTGGTTGTGAT CCCAAGGAATACATGACTGCTGCAGAGAAGGCAGCGTCTTTCATCAGAAGGCATCTTTATAATGAACAAGCTCACAGGCTAGAGCACAGCTTTAGGAATGGTCCGTCTAAAGCACCTGGATTTTTAGATGATTATGCATTTCTAATTTCTGGGTTGCTGGATCTTTATGAGGCGGGTGGCGGGATCCATTGGCTGGTGTGGGCAATCGAACTACAGAATAAACAG GATGAATTATTTCTCGACAGAGAGGGAGGAGGCTATTTTAATACCCCAGGAGAAGATCCTTCAGTTCTCCTACGAGTAAAGGAAGACCATGATGGTGCTGAGCCCTCAGGAAATTCAGTTTCGGCAATAAATCTCATAAGATTGGCCTCTATGATGACTGGCAGTAAGTCTGAGTATTACAGGCAGAATGCTGAGCATCTTCTG GCAGTTTTTGAGTCGAGATTGAAGGACATGGCTATGGCAGTACCTCTGATGTGCTGTGCAGCTGACATGATCTCAGTGCCTTCCCACAAGCAAGTTGTCTTAGTTGGCCACAAATCATCCTTGGAATTTGATAATATGCTTGCTGCTGCTCATGCATCATATGATCCCAATAGAAGA GTGATTCATATAGATCCTACCGACAATGAAGAAATGGAGATTTGGGAGGACAATAATAGCAATATAGCTCTCATGGCAAGGAATAATTTTGCTGCAGATAAAGTAGTTGCTCTCGTCTGTCAAAATTTCACATGCAGTCCCCCAGTCACGGATCCCAAGTCTCTTAAAGCATTGCTTCTCAAGAAACCTTCCTAA
- the LOC118062753 gene encoding uncharacterized protein isoform X1 has product MLKLLRLSSSLLARHSLNTTSKLSSSLRRATKYRNYPCSSAFVGRFHTHKVLAMAKTTSSSSSSHKHTNCLSAEHSPYLLQHAHNPVNWYPWGEEAFAEARRRDVPIFLSIGYSTCHWCHVMKVESFEDEEVAELLNDSFVSVKVDREERPDVDKVYMTFVQALYGGGGWPLSVFISPDLKPLMGGTYFPPDDKYGRPGFKTILRKVKDAWFSKRDTLVKSGAFAIEQLLEALSASASSKKLPDELSQNALHLCAEQLSQSYDSRYGGFGSAPKFPRPVEIQLMLYHSKKLNDAGNYSEAKKGLQMVFFTLQCMARGGIHDHIGGGFHRYSVDERWHVPHFEKMLYDQGQLANVYLDAFSITNDVFYSSLSRDILDYLRRDMIGPEGEIFSAEDADSAEREGAKKKKEGAFYIWTIQEIDDILGEHATLFKDHYYVKPLGNCDLSRMSDPHDEFKGKNVLIELTDTSAPAKKYGLPLEKYLDILGECRQKLFDARSRGPRPHLDDKVIVSWNGLAISSLARASKILMGEAEGTKYNFPVVGCDPKEYMTAAEKAASFIRRHLYNEQAHRLEHSFRNGPSKAPGFLDDYAFLISGLLDLYEAGGGIHWLVWAIELQNKQDELFLDREGGGYFNTPGEDPSVLLRVKEDHDGAEPSGNSVSAINLIRLASMMTGSKSEYYRQNAEHLLAVFESRLKDMAMAVPLMCCAADMISVPSHKQVVLVGHKSSLEFDNMLAAAHASYDPNRRVIHIDPTDNEEMEIWEDNNSNIALMARNNFAADKVVALVCQNFTCSPPVTDPKSLKALLLKKPS; this is encoded by the exons atgctTAAACTACTTCGACTCTCGTCTTCTCTTCTAGCCCGTCACTCTCTTAATACAACAAGTAAATTATCTTCCTCGTTAAGAAGAGCAACAAAGTACCGCAACTATCCTTGTTCCTCGGCCTTTGTTGGTCGTTTCCACACGCACAAGGTGTTGGCCATGGCAAAAACTACGTCCTCATCTTCGTCTTCTCACAAGCATACTAATTGTCTCTCAGCTGAGCACAGTCCATATCTCCTTCAACACGCCCACAACCCT GTCAATTGGTACCCATGGGGCGAAGAAGCATTCGCTGAAGCACGTAGACGAGACGTCCCAATTTTCTTATcaa TTGGATACAGCACTTGTCATTG GTGTCATGTTATGAAGGTGGAGTCTTTTGAGGATGAAGAGGTCGCTGAATTGTTGAATGATTCGTTTGTCAGTGTGAAG GTGGATAGAGAGGAACGACCTGATGTTGACAAG GTCTATATGACATTTGTACAGGCATTGTATGGTGGAGGAGGGTGGCCACTCAGTGTCTTCATTTCACCTGATCTGAAACCTTTGATGGGTGGAACTTACTTTCCCCCAGATGATAAGTATGGAAGACCAGGATTTAAGACCATACTTAG AAAGGTAAAGGATGCTTGGTTCAGTAAGAGGGATACGCTTGTGAAGAGTGGAGCCTTTGCTATTGAACAGCTGTTAGAAGCATTGTCAGCAAGTGCAAGTTCAAAGAAATTGCCAGATGAGCTTTCACAAAATGCATTGCATCTGTGTGCAGAACAA CTTTCTCAAAGCTATGATTCACGATATGGAGGGTTTGGATCTGCCCCAAAGTTTCCTAGACCGGTTGAGATCCAATTGATGCTGTACcattcaaaaaaattgaatgatgctGGAAATTACAGTGAAGCAAAGAAAGGTCTGCAGATGGTTTTCTTTACCTTGCAATGCATGGCAAGGGGAGGCATTCATGATCATATTGGAGGTGGTTTCCACAGATATAGTGTGGATGAACGCTGGCATG TTCCTCATTTTGAGAAAATGTTGTATGATCAAGGCCAACTTGCTAATGTTTACTTGGATGCCTTTTCCATTACCAATGATGTCTTCTATTCAAGTCTATCCCGTGATATTCTTGATTATTTGAGGAGAGACATGATTGGACCAGAAGGTGAAATATTTTCAGCAGAGGATGCTGATAGTGCTGAGCGTGAAGgtgccaaaaagaaaaaggaaggagcCTTTTACATATGGACCATTCAAGAG ATTGATGACATCCTTGGAGAGCATGCAACTCTTTTTAAGGACCACTATTATGTAAAGCCTCTGGGGAACTGTGACCTTTCTAGAATGAGTGATCCACACGATGAATTTAAGGGGAAAAATGTGCTCATTGAATTAACTGATACTTCAGCACCGGCAAAAAAATATGGCCTGCCTcttgaaaaatatcttgatattctGGGTGAGTGCAGGCAAAAGCTTTTTGATGCAAGATCCAGAGGACCAAGGCCACATTTAGATGATAAG GTAATTGTCTCATGGAATGGACTTGCAATTTCATCTCTTGCAAGAGCTTCCAAAATCCTTATGGGCGAAGCAGAGGGCACAAAATACAACTTCCCTGTTGTTGGTTGTGAT CCCAAGGAATACATGACTGCTGCAGAGAAGGCAGCGTCTTTCATCAGAAGGCATCTTTATAATGAACAAGCTCACAGGCTAGAGCACAGCTTTAGGAATGGTCCGTCTAAAGCACCTGGATTTTTAGATGATTATGCATTTCTAATTTCTGGGTTGCTGGATCTTTATGAGGCGGGTGGCGGGATCCATTGGCTGGTGTGGGCAATCGAACTACAGAATAAACAG GATGAATTATTTCTCGACAGAGAGGGAGGAGGCTATTTTAATACCCCAGGAGAAGATCCTTCAGTTCTCCTACGAGTAAAGGAAGACCATGATGGTGCTGAGCCCTCAGGAAATTCAGTTTCGGCAATAAATCTCATAAGATTGGCCTCTATGATGACTGGCAGTAAGTCTGAGTATTACAGGCAGAATGCTGAGCATCTTCTG GCAGTTTTTGAGTCGAGATTGAAGGACATGGCTATGGCAGTACCTCTGATGTGCTGTGCAGCTGACATGATCTCAGTGCCTTCCCACAAGCAAGTTGTCTTAGTTGGCCACAAATCATCCTTGGAATTTGATAATATGCTTGCTGCTGCTCATGCATCATATGATCCCAATAGAAGA GTGATTCATATAGATCCTACCGACAATGAAGAAATGGAGATTTGGGAGGACAATAATAGCAATATAGCTCTCATGGCAAGGAATAATTTTGCTGCAGATAAAGTAGTTGCTCTCGTCTGTCAAAATTTCACATGCAGTCCCCCAGTCACGGATCCCAAGTCTCTTAAAGCATTGCTTCTCAAGAAACCTTCCTAA